The window GGTTAAATCGATATGACGCTCGACCAGGTGGACATAGGCGGCAAGGCAGTCATAACGGCTGTCCATCTTGAGGGGGCCGAGCGGAGGCGCATCTTCGACCTCGGCCTCTCGATCGGTACGATCGTCGAGGCGGTGCGCCGAAGTCCGTTGGGAGATCCGGTCGCTTATCGGGTTCGCGGATCGACCATTGCCCTGCGCAAAGAGCAGGCTAGCCGCATCGAGGTAGAAATAGGATGAACGCCACGGACGCCTGCGGCTCTTGCTCGAACTGCTCGATCGCACAGCTCAAGCGACTGGGGCTGAACATCTCAGGATTCGACTACATCGTGGCGTTGGCGGGTAACCCGAATACGGGCAAGAGCACCATTTTCAACGCTCTGACGGGGATGCGCCAGCACGTGGGCAATTGGCCGGGCAAGACCGTCATGCGGGCCGAGGGAGCGTTCTCCAGCGGATCGGCCAAGTTCAAGTTGGTCGATCTTCCGGGCACCTACTCGCTTCTCTCTCAAAGCGCCGACGAGGAGATCGCGCGGGACTTCATTCTATTTGGCCGTCCGGACGTTACGGTAGTCGTGGTCGATGCGACTTGCCTTGAGCGCAACCTCAATCTTGTGCTACAGGTGTTAGAAATCACCGGTCGGGTTGTGATCGCGCTCAACTTGATGGACGAGGCAAAGCGAAACGGCATCGAAGTGGACGCCCGAGCGCTGGCCAAGGACTTGGGCGTTCCGGTCGTGCCTATGGCTGCTCGGCATGGCGTCGGCGTGCCCGAATTGGTCTCGGCGATCGATGAGGTTGCAAAAAGCGACCATCCTCCCGCGCCAAGGCGCACTGCCAAGCTTCCTGCCAACGTTGAAGCGGCCGTAGACGACTTAGCAGAGAGAATCGAACGCGAGTTTCAAGGATTGCCCAATGCGCGATGGGTGGCGCTGAGACTCTTGGAAGGCGATCCGAGCGTCGTGCGAGAAGTTAAGAACGGCACCTTGGGCGAATCGGTTCACAGCGTCTCAATGAAACAGGCGGCGGGAGGCGCATAGATGGCTGCGAGCGATTTGCTGAGAGCGGCGGAACAGCATCGGGCTCAGTTGGGCGACCGATTGCACGACGCGGTGGTCGGCGCTCTCTATCAGGAGGCTTCCAGCATCGCAGCCCGAGCGCAGAGCAAGGTTGGCGAGCGTCGAAAGATGCGTCTAGACATGGTTATAGACAACCTGCTCACCAGTCGCGTTTTCGGCTTCCCGATCATGCTTTTGATGCTGGCGGGCGTCTTTTGGCTCACTATTGCGGGGTCGAACGTGCCATCGTCCCTGTTGGGCGATTTCTTGGTCGGCACGGTCTATGGTTGGTTGCACTCGGGCGCGGCGGCGATCTCTGCGCCAACCTGGCTCACTGGCATCTTCATCGATGGCGTCTACTTGTCTATGGCCTGGGTTACCAGCGTCATGCTGCCGCCGATGGCGATCTTCTTCCCGCTCTTTACGCTGCTGGAAGACTTGGGCTATCTGCCTCGCGTAGCGTTCAACCTGGATCGCGCCTTTAAGTCTGCAGGAGCGCACGGCAAACAGGCGCTCACCATGATGATGGGCTTTGGCTGCAATGCGGCAGGCGTTACCAGCACGCGCATCATCGACAGCCCGCGCGAGAGGCTGATCGCCATTCTGACCAACAATTTCTCAATCTGCAACGGTCGCTGGCCGACGCTGATTCTGATGGCGACGATCTTTTTGGGCGCCGCGGCGCCTCCGGCCATGGCCAGTTTCGTCGCCGCCAGCGCGGTCGTTGGTATCGCCGTTTTGGGCATCTTCTTCGCGCTCGTCGTCAGCCGGGGATTGAGCCGCACGATCCTGAAGGGAGAGGTTTCGGCCTTTACATTGGAGCTTCCGCCCTATCGCCGGCCGCGCGTTTGGCAAACGCTTTACACGTCTATTATCGATCGCACGCTGATTGTTTTGTGGCGCGCGGTGGTGATGGCCGCACCGGCGGGAGCCGTGATCTGGCTGATCAGCAACCTCTCTGTCGGCGACCAATCGATCGCCTACTGGATGGTGTCGGGATTGAACCCGCTGGGCGTGCTGGTCGGGCTGAACGGCGTGATTCTGGTCGCTTACATCGTGGCCATACCGGCCAACGAGATCGTGATCCCCAGCATCTTGATGCTGACGCTGAACATGGCGCGGTCTGGCCTGGCGCAACAGGGCGTGATGATTGAATTGGAGGACTTTGAGACGCGCAAAACGTTGGTCGAGTTGGGCGGCTGGACATGGCTGACGGGTATGAATCTGATGCTTTTCAGCCTGCTGCACAACCCCTGCAGCACGACGCTGTGGACGATCTACAAGGAGACCGGCAGCAAGAAATGGACTCTGCTGTCGGCGGCGATTCCTTTGGCTCTCGGCTTTGCGGTCTGTCTGATCACAGCGACGATCGTGCGAGCCTTTGGCTGGGTATAGTTTCAAGCGTGCCATCCCAGGAAGAGTTGATCGCACAGTTCGAACTTCAGCCTCATCCCGAGGG of the Armatimonadota bacterium genome contains:
- a CDS encoding ferrous iron transport protein A, whose translation is MTLDQVDIGGKAVITAVHLEGAERRRIFDLGLSIGTIVEAVRRSPLGDPVAYRVRGSTIALRKEQASRIEVEIG
- a CDS encoding 50S ribosome-binding GTPase, with protein sequence MNATDACGSCSNCSIAQLKRLGLNISGFDYIVALAGNPNTGKSTIFNALTGMRQHVGNWPGKTVMRAEGAFSSGSAKFKLVDLPGTYSLLSQSADEEIARDFILFGRPDVTVVVVDATCLERNLNLVLQVLEITGRVVIALNLMDEAKRNGIEVDARALAKDLGVPVVPMAARHGVGVPELVSAIDEVAKSDHPPAPRRTAKLPANVEAAVDDLAERIEREFQGLPNARWVALRLLEGDPSVVREVKNGTLGESVHSVSMKQAAGGA
- a CDS encoding ferrous iron transporter B, with protein sequence MAASDLLRAAEQHRAQLGDRLHDAVVGALYQEASSIAARAQSKVGERRKMRLDMVIDNLLTSRVFGFPIMLLMLAGVFWLTIAGSNVPSSLLGDFLVGTVYGWLHSGAAAISAPTWLTGIFIDGVYLSMAWVTSVMLPPMAIFFPLFTLLEDLGYLPRVAFNLDRAFKSAGAHGKQALTMMMGFGCNAAGVTSTRIIDSPRERLIAILTNNFSICNGRWPTLILMATIFLGAAAPPAMASFVAASAVVGIAVLGIFFALVVSRGLSRTILKGEVSAFTLELPPYRRPRVWQTLYTSIIDRTLIVLWRAVVMAAPAGAVIWLISNLSVGDQSIAYWMVSGLNPLGVLVGLNGVILVAYIVAIPANEIVIPSILMLTLNMARSGLAQQGVMIELEDFETRKTLVELGGWTWLTGMNLMLFSLLHNPCSTTLWTIYKETGSKKWTLLSAAIPLALGFAVCLITATIVRAFGWV